The stretch of DNA AGCCACACTATCCTCTCACCTCCCCCCTCTATCTTcctatcctctttctctctcgtcccCCTCCTCATCCCCTCTATTATCTACACTTCTCCCCTCACCCCCCTGCTGTCACTATTTGATAAATTATCTGATCTTAGTAAGTACTTTTCTGCTTACTAGTCtcccctccacctctctctcacttcctactcctcctctccctctctttacttTTGTCTTCtggggaagggagggagggagagagagagaaagataaaaagaaagaagaaagaataacagGAGAAAGGGGGGAGGGTGAAAAAAAGCCATTATAACAAATTACAAACACTTGCTACAGTAGTCAGcgagttgttttatttttagatagaGATACCAGCTCAAAATATGGACTGTATGTCTTAAGATGACACATCTCCTTCCCATACGTTACTGGGGAGGTTCTTGTGACTTTAGtccatggatggatggatgagaatAGAAAAATCAACACCacgtcgataatgatgatgatgatgatacgatgacgacgatgttaCGGCAAGTGTAGACCGAATGCAGATGCTTCCATCAGTCGGAATTGATGAGGTAAGCCAGAGTTTGTGATGTCTCTTACCTCTCTCTCCGTAAGTCTTATGCCTATATGCAAGGGAGGGTGTCCTGGAAACGAACCTTATATCTATCGAATCGAATCCAAATATCATAAACTGGCGACGCTCTACTCCAACTTACTTTCCTCTCTATCAAAAGCTTTCCGCAAGCTAACTCCCCCCCTCCTctcttttatatctttctttctaaaCTATGTCTCTCTCGTTCACTGTTCCCTAACCAGTTCTCTCGGTGTGTTTCCCCTCTACGCCTTATTTAGCTACAAACAACTAAATCATACTTGAGTGGAAAGAACTTATATAAATTGCTGCAAACTGACTAAAACAAAACATGTTTTGgttaaaactgaaaagaaaaaaaagaagcttctctcttcccccctccccCGTGCGCGCCTGTTCTCCACATACCTACCTACTTCGGTTCTCTGACATCTACTAATTTGACCATCTTCCACACACCAATAACTATACTGAGCGACATGTTacttttttgataaaaaaaaaaaaaagagaccattCTCACAGGACAAACCATTCAACTTGGTGCTTTGAATTCTGACCTTTGCTTATATTAATTTTGCTTTATCACTATTTTGTCCTGATTGTCGACCAACAAGGGAACAGCCAGGAGATCGAGAGCGAAgcggcggtgggggggggggcagagaagagaaggaaaggctaccaccatcaccaccactatcatcaattAAGACACCATTAACACTCGATGCTGACTAACTAAACAGATTTCAGACACCATCCCTCACCATCACCCTACCgctacattgtttttttttttctaatattttttttcttacctcCAATGTTTCATCATCGTTTTCCGtactaagtttatatatatattatggtgtaTTTGACTGCTTCCATCAAGACTTGTAAACCGTGCTGGGCCTGGACATTTTCAGAGGAGGGGTGGGTAGGAGGGTTTGTATTGGAACTGACTAAACAGAGGGGGGTAGGGGAGAGAGACTATTGAACAgagactggtgtgtgtgtgtgtgtgttttatttgatTGGTAAGACGCATTTAAATGGAGTACAAAGCATCgctgtaaaaaatatatgtaggtatgtgtgtgtacatatataaatatatgcatgtgtatatacacatatatatatgtgtgtatgcgtctgtctgtgtgtatatatgggtaacAGGGGTATCACTTTTCGTCCCGTCAGCAGAACTTAAGTAGAAATTCAAGTAGAAGCAACCAAAAGTATTTCAGATACTGTATTGtatggaaaataaattatgataCGGAGTGGTGGATTTTTTCCCccccttcttcttccttttattcTCAGTTCAATCTGTGTCGTTTCCCGTCACCAGAAAATCTCattacacacaccacactcactcacagatcATTTGTTAAGGTTTTGTGGAAATGCGTTCTCGGCGgacattaattatataattaatagaaataaGTTGCACATAAAAACGAATATTGTTATAAcggaaaaaagagagaataatttTGACTTTTATGAAGTTTGTACTGGAAACAGGTACAAGAGAGTTGTAAATTGTCATGATTTCCTTGCCATCTGTCCTGGCTTGCTTTAAATAACTCTGACCCAACTTATTCCTTTCCCATCGTCACATACGTTAAACAATCTGTTTTGACAATTATAGCCGACTGTAGATAGCTTTCAAGGAATAAGTAAATGTTTATCTGGAATTTCCGCTGACTTAATTAAATCAGCTTGACATGTAGTTTTGTTGATAGCGCAGTTTGAAGCTTCAGTTACCATGTGGTTAAGGTATGCTATAGTTTAGTGAAGCTAAAGAAATCTTACATATACCAACAATTAGTAAGTACCTTTGCAGAAGTTAGTGGAGCTGTGGGCTTACTACTTATGTTATGCAATTAGAGTTGCTGTATTCTGTCAGATTTTATCAAGAATAGATCGTGATATTTAGCAAATATTCAGTGTCCTTAAGAAATGTTGGTTAGAAGGAGATAGGTTAATCGTTAAGGGATTTTATGAAGGAGCTTATAACTTCTTTTGATTGAATATCTGGTACCATAGTGCAGTGTTTCAAGTCACAGACGATCTTTTCACTGAATGAAGCTCCGCAGTAACGTCTCAAGGCATGGACACACTGATCATTTATCCGGAGACCCCACGGTTTGCGACTATAGAAACCCGTGGGGTGCCCGGGGAACTACTGAGCTTATTTACGTATGTTGTAGGTTGTAATACTGTTAAGACATCCCCCAGAGATAGGGACGAGGTCAATTAATTCTGGGCTGGTTCCCTGTTCGGGACTGGCAGTCATAGGTAGTGTTTAGCTATAGATCATCCCCAATCGAGCAGATGATCTGTAATCAAAAGGATTCCATCCATGACCACCCTTTATCATCCgttttcataaatttttgttaacattatacaggactacattatataatgtgtccttgtgcgatttgagggagattctgCGACTATTTCTTGGTGGGCGATCAAACATGATAGGCTCCCTCGTTAGTTCGTAGAGTTGTTTAGCCCTTATATCAGCCCTGATTGATCAGATTTTATGATTAAAGCCAATCCAACTGTGAGCACCGCGCCATTTTAGAGGAGCAGTACTGTATTAACCAATGTCTCCTTTCCTTATTTTAAGACAGTTGAATACGATTccagggagatttggttgttacttCTAATAAGTCGAGTAGAAGCTAActtctgtatttaatattttgttgttgtacacTGTAAATAACTCCTGGGATGTGAATTGAATAGAAGAACCGGCTATCTTTTTTGGTCCACGAATTGTATCCATCCATAGCAGTGGACTGGCGGGCGATATGGAATCGGATACCTCGTTGAATATCTCTTGGGGAAAATATCTGTTTTCGTCTGGTTTTGCATTGCCCGGATTCCAGTGGCTTATTACCTGAATATCTCAATGATGGGGTTTGATACTATTATGTGGAGTTGTTTTGTAGATTGAGGTtgtgtcgagagagagagagagagagagagtagtattTGATGTTGCGTCTGTCGCTCTTATTGAATACACCTCGGTCAAGGCTGATCCATTCCATccatgtgttgttgttttttttcagactgtacatataaaactacattatccaatatgttatttcttttctaaaacgggaggatgtgatttgagggcaaTTCAGCTGTTATACGAGGCAAGTTAAACGCATATGTAGCGGCTTCTTCGTAGGTCTGCGAGTGGGTTAGGGTAGTGTTTGCCTATGGGTGTTGTGTGAGTTGGGACAGTGTTTATCAATGGATCAGGACAATACTTAATATCTGTAGACAACATCAAACATTGTATGGTTGCATCTGTTGAGTTCTCTCGGCTTTCAAACTGGAGATGATATAAGTGGTATGTTTTTCTTACTTTCAGTCAgcagactgcaaccatgctggagcagtaccACCAAGGTATCAACCCTGTACTTATTTCAACCTGGTATTTATATTAGCAGTTTTATTTACCAAATTGCTAAGTCCCCAATTTATTCACACAGTATTGCTTTCACAATGACAAATGTACATTCTctcaccccatctctctctctttaatatatatatatatatatatatatatatatatcaacaggcTTCTCTGTAGTTTCCGACGACCAAATTCCAGTCCTAAGAATTGGTGAATCTGAGGCtactgtaaaagacacttgtttgAAGAAGTAGCTATTATTATTAAACGATGAACTAAATACCAGTGTCGGtgcaatcgactaaccccttctcacaaaatttcaggccttgtgcctatagtggaaaggattattattattattgcacgcTTCTATTTCTGTGACCCCCACACTGAACCGTTCCCAATGTATTTTTGTGAACCCTTAGTAGTAAACAGAGAAAGCCTTATTGTTactcaggcggtgagctggtagaatcgtcagcacaccggacaaaatgctgaatggtatttcgtccgtccttacgttctgagttgttcaaattccgccgaggtcgacttcatctttcatcctttcgcggtcgatgaaataactaccagttgaggagtgggggggggggtgtaatcGGCTATCCACCCACCCACCGACCCAtcccaaattccaggctttgtgcttatggTAGAAAAGACTACTACTATATAATAGAAAGAGTTGTCCaggtatataaatacgtattccagtgtatacaaacatacattcacaaatatttagTTTGCTTCTAAGAAACCAttctatttaaaattgttttttaaaaaatggcNNNNNNNNNNNNNNNNNNNNNNNNNNNNNNNNNNNNNNNNNNggggggggggggtgattacaaaagaatgtgtgtgcatgcatctgacCGAGTGTATATTGTCTAAATGTGTGTGCTCGTCtgtgatttatattttaatggttTGGTGTGAAGGCAGGGTCTGTGCCTATAGCCTTTGCAAAAACTTTAAGATCATCCAGCTCTAAAGAACTAAAGTCGTTGTAGTTGCAATGAAGTAAAGACAGAATGAAGAAATGTGTGGAGCAGAGGTTGGAGTGTGAGGGCGAACAACTTTATGCCAAACAACCAGGTGACCCTCTTTTTGAGTTCACCGtttgatgtgtgtatgaatattagcCTCAGCGTCTCAGATGTAGGGTCTCGCTTGAACTTTGTAATAGGTTAAAGGTTGTTAGAGGCTGAAGTACTTTTCCAACGTTGAAGAAGCCAGTTGGTGTTTGTAGAGGAACAAGAGAATTAATAAATCTGAGACATTTTTTGTGATTTTGTGGGTTTCAGTAGTATGTCATTCATGTTTAACCCTTGAGCATTTTAAAGTGGCCATATCTAGcctattttatgttaaaactggtcagatctggcctctcctacctattctacaatgtcattctaaaaatatataatcacatcaccaaaatttcaaagctatgacaTGATGTataattaattccaaacaatttaaataaatgagcattatatttgatagagtaaGGGTTAGAGTTTTATGgattattgtattgtttttttgatgtttgtgtatctgaCTTTTGTCTAACGAATGTGTGTTTTGTCTTCATTACAGATCCATTACTATGTGAATGTCCAAAGTCCAACCGGACTGTAAGAAATGTCCAACTCTGACATAGCATCTCAACACATCCACAGGAATTATTTCTTACTGACGTCGATATAAAACTGAGCCCCACCAAACCATAAAGCTGGAGAAGTTTCCATCAGTATCCCTGACCCCCTTTCTCACCACTCCCTCCTTACCCCAACTAATTATGGAGACGCCCATGAGCAATGACAAACTGATGCATGCTGATTTCTATGGTAAACAGTTTTCACCAGCCCCAACTTTGCAAACGCAAAGAATAAGCCACATTTGTGACAAATTGATTCATACTGATATGTACGGGGTCAAAGACTTCCCACAAAGGCATAATCTTTCCATGCAAAGTATTCCTCACATTCTGGATAAACCTCTCTACCATCCAGAATTCGTGCCAAGGCATCATGGCTTCCAAATGCAAACCATTCCCTCCCACATACCTGATAAATCGTTCCATCACAGTATGGTTACGTATGCGAAAGAGTTCAGTCCAACACAGAACACTCTACCTTCGCCCAAACTGTTAACCCACATGGTTGACAAGTCCCCCGTTCATTCCACCAGCCCCCTACAGTCTAACAAACAGTTCCTCAGTCCCACACACTCTTCTGTACCACTACAATCTCCCAAAATGCCTACAATGATGGACAAGATCTTTCCAGATGGTGGCCTTCTTGATAGTAGTGTGAGTGATGGCAAACAGTATTCTCACCCTCATAGATTGCAGTCGCCAATGGAGAAGAGTTACCATAGCAACGAGTCACATAGGAACAGCCCGTTGCCATGTGATAAGCAGCTGTCACACCAACTCGACTTGCAGTCTTCATCAAAGCTGAGCCCAGTGATGGCCAAACAATACTCTGACCCAATGCTTTACCACAAGTCTTTCTTGACGGAGAATAGCCATCTTTCAGAGGCGAGCCGTAACCAATGCCAAGAGAACTGCCATGGCCACACTGTTGCCGCCGGGGGTAACAACAGTGTGGGCAGCCATGGTTTACACACTCATAAAACTACTTCCAGTATGTCTGACAAACcgtaccaccatcaacaacaacaacaccatcatcatcatagcagtggcagaagcagcagcagcagtagtagtagtaacagtggtaACACTGCCTCGTATATTCCGTCAGATCACACGAACCCCTCTACACCAAAGCCCCAGGACAAGATGTACCCCCAACATGGCTCAGTTAGCATGTCTCCAAAGCTTTACTCTCCGAACCACCACAGCAGTATGCAGCCACAGAAAAACTACCTTCACAATATCAtcaccagcagtagtagtagtggtagtggtagtggtagcagtagtagcaatagtagtagtggtggtggtggtggtggcggtggtggtggcgatggtggtggtggtaggggtatGAACTGCAGTAATTCTATAACTCCTCCAACCATTACCTCTCCTAGTAGTGCCAGTGTCCCCAGCAGCAGTCCAGCCCCTTTGAGGACCGACAGCATTGTTGCTAAGCAACCATATGAAAGCAGCATCcatgatgaacaacaacaacaacaacaaaaacatcaccaCAAGCAACATCAACATAAgcaacaccaacataaacaacaCCGACATAAACATCACAAtaagcatcatcaacaacagcctCAACTACAAACACAGCAACAGCAGATgcatgtacaacaacaacaacagattcaggcacagcaacaacaacaaatacatgtacaacaacaacaacaactgcaacaacagcaacaacttcagACGCAGCAACAACTCCAGGTGCAACAACtgcaaatgcaacaacaacagctccaagcacaacaaatgcaacaacagcaacaacaacaacttcaagtacaacaacaactccaaacacaacagcagcagcagcagcaacaacaactacaagcacaacaacaacaacaacagttgcaagctcagcagcagcagcaacaacaattgcaagcacaacaacaacagaggcAGCTGCAGgtgcagcaacaacagctacaagaTGAACAACATTCACCACAACAAACACCACAGAAACAGCATGATCGCCATCAACACAAGCATcatcatccacaacaacaacagcaacaacaacaacagaaatctCAGCAGGATCTacaagaaccacaacaacaacaacaacaagaacaacaacaacaaccatacagCAATCTACAGAATGAATCCTCAAAATGTTACTCGCAGAACAGTGATTCCCAAGAACAAAGCGAAGACAGCACCCCTCCAAAACAATCTCCCCActtgcaccaccatcaccaccaccaccatcatcaacagcaccatcacattcatcaccaccatcatcatcaccatcttcaaaaCCTATCTGGGGGCTCTCTCCAGTCGGTCGGAGAAACAAACCTAGATCTGAAAGATGTTACCAAAGAAGACCCTTGTGAGAAACCCTATGATTCTTTAACCTGTCAAATGACGAACCCACAGAATTGTTCCGAATCTCTTGAGAAACTCTACAACATGGACAGCGAAGTCAATGAAAAGCCTTCGTTGACATTACTCGAAGGTACCGACCAGATGTTGATGGTAGACGACAAAAAGCCATTGCAGTCTATGTTGAACAGTGAGATGGTTGGCACTGACAGGCCATCTTCATCCTCAGTGAATGCGCAGCGTTATCACTGTGACTTTTGTGGAAAACAATTTGCACAAAAGTATGTGCTGCAGATGCACAGAAGAacgcatacaggagagaaaccgtttCAATGCGATTTCTGTATTCAGCGGTTTGCTCGTAAGGACACGTTACAAATCCATCGAAGAATCCACACCGGTGAGACACCGTTCCAGTGTGACAAGTGCCCTAAACAATTTGCTCAGGCAGGGAAACTTCAGAAACACAAAAAGCGTTGCCACAATGGCCAGGCCAATTCTGTGACGGGTAACACTCAGAAGTCATTAACCCCTCGATCACAGAATCCAAAGAAAAGAATCTCCGTCACGTGTGACATTTGTTTGAAACAGTTTGCTCATCGAGATTATTTAACAATCCATA from Octopus bimaculoides isolate UCB-OBI-ISO-001 chromosome 14, ASM119413v2, whole genome shotgun sequence encodes:
- the LOC106870050 gene encoding putative uncharacterized protein DDB_G0291608, encoding METPMSNDKLMHADFYGKQFSPAPTLQTQRISHICDKLIHTDMYGVKDFPQRHNLSMQSIPHILDKPLYHPEFVPRHHGFQMQTIPSHIPDKSFHHSMVTYAKEFSPTQNTLPSPKLLTHMVDKSPVHSTSPLQSNKQFLSPTHSSVPLQSPKMPTMMDKIFPDGGLLDSSVSDGKQYSHPHRLQSPMEKSYHSNESHRNSPLPCDKQLSHQLDLQSSSKLSPVMAKQYSDPMLYHKSFLTENSHLSEASRNQCQENCHGHTVAAGGNNSVGSHGLHTHKTTSSMSDKPYHHQQQQHHHHHSSGRSSSSSSSSNSGNTASYIPSDHTNPSTPKPQDKMYPQHGSVSMSPKLYSPNHHSSMQPQKNYLHNIITSSSSSGSGSGSSSSNSSSGGGGGGGGGGDGGGGRGMNCSNSITPPTITSPSSASVPSSSPAPLRTDSIVAKQPYESSIHDEQQQQQQKHHHKQHQHKQHQHKQHRHKHHNKHHQQQPQLQTQQQQMHVQQQQQIQAQQQQQIHVQQQQQLQQQQQLQTQQQLQVQQLQMQQQQLQAQQMQQQQQQQLQVQQQLQTQQQQQQQQQLQAQQQQQQLQAQQQQQQQLQAQQQQRQLQVQQQQLQDEQHSPQQTPQKQHDRHQHKHHHPQQQQQQQQQKSQQDLQEPQQQQQQEQQQQPYSNLQNESSKCYSQNSDSQEQSEDSTPPKQSPHLHHHHHHHHHQQHHHIHHHHHHHHLQNLSGGSLQSVGETNLDLKDVTKEDPCEKPYDSLTCQMTNPQNCSESLEKLYNMDSEVNEKPSLTLLEGTDQMLMVDDKKPLQSMLNSEMVGTDRPSSSSVNAQRYHCDFCGKQFAQKYVLQMHRRTHTGEKPFQCDFCIQRFARKDTLQIHRRIHTGETPFQCDKCPKQFAQAGKLQKHKKRCHNGQANSVTGNTQKSLTPRSQNPKKRISVTCDICLKQFAHRDYLTIHKRSHTGERPFGCEFCPQRFTRRDMLQVHRRTHTGEKPFECPICFKRFAQRDKLHIHSRVHSGEKPYKCQLCSKQFSQRNTLVGHLRSHSGDRPYQCEVCLRRFAQRDYLRVHTRSHTGEKPYGCDFCIQRFSRRDTLQIHRRIHTGEKPFRCNFCGKEFAQTDKLRRHKRTHPELKQEINAGNSNNNNNKTNNSNTAAAAGNYDSAAAAAVAAITSGVDSDGSKPMLVPVKTIDEYLPVNNYLWLL